Part of the Plasmodium knowlesi strain H genome assembly, chromosome: 11 genome is shown below.
TACTTTGTCCGTATCAGCGATTTTTCTCACACACTTCTGGCCTCCATTTCTTCTCTTACGTTAATTAATTCACGTCCTGCGTATGTGTGCGACATATTGtgtgtaaattattttatgcACTATCTTCTAAATTGTTTTTAATTACCCCTTCTATATGCCCAGGTaggaatttttcctcctctacgGAATTTTTAGCTCACAGTTGAAAGGGGGTCTCTATTGAAAAATCTCGCCCTGTATTAGCGTCCATTTTGTAAACTTGGCTTGTTACACGGGAGCAGATGGCAGGGCAAAAATAGTTCTACTTCAAATTTCGCTGAGCCAATGTGTACAGGTGGGCCAAACTATTGCTCAAAATAATGCCATTATTTGTCAGAATGTATaggaaagaacgaaaaagaaaatgttatgCTCGTGTGTGTGTGGCGTTCACTTGCGTATGATTCTACATAATGAACAAACTTTACAAGTTACATATTGGACTATTTAAGAAAACtatagaaaatgaaaataaactATCAGCATGTATCCTTTTAAGCAACTTATAACGTTCtctatgtttttattttttcttcagtttATACTCGCAAATGTAACtgcatttgttttcttttttctgttttctgcttttttgcatgcatttttcttctaataCATACCCCCCTTATATAGAAGGGTTCTTTATATCATCGCAGGTGAATCCCCATCACCCAAAAATGCTTTCGCACATGTATACAAAATGAGCACATGGTGATGGTATGCCCCTTCAATTCGAAGGCGTTATGCCTTACTTCCCCTGAACGTTACTTTTTTCCGCATTTCATATAAGGAGTCACATTAAAtgtgtaagaaaaaaaaaaaaaaaaaaaaaaaaaaaaaggggcatttttaaaatatcacATATAATTAAACGCAAAATCTCTTTTTGATACAAATAAAAACTGCCATTTCTTAATTGCTACGCGGAATAGTTGCCCACCTCCATTTATTAGTATACATATAGGTTGCCCCCCTCCTTTACGTACATTTTGCCAAGCAAAGCCCTATACCCTTTCATATCGTATAAAATCACCAtgagcggaaaaaaaacagccttAGTTGTAGTGGTAAGAGATTGCCATTTTGTTCTGTGTCGATAAGAATAGGATGATTGAACACCTATGTGCTTACCTACGTTATTAGTATGCCCATTCGTGTACATTTGGGAAGATAACCCTGGCAAATTCACCCCCTTTTGTTAAAGAAAGCCCTTCTTAATTCATCCTAActcactcttttttttttctctctctccctCTCTCTTTGACGACTCTTTGCTCCCAAGGCATCAGGATCGGAAGATGTGGAATATATTACAACGGTCGATGTGCTAAGGAGAGCtagtaaggaaaaattccCACACATGTGAACTTGCAGTGGCATTTATGCTTATTATgtgttggaaaaattatgattTAATATATCTGTCggtttaaaaaatgaagagaaaatgttACACATATGACGGAAAAAACAATGTTGTATGAGGTATGCCGTATGTGTATATCGcaaggatatatttttcgcaccttttatatatatatatatatacgtgttccccttttcttttttacgaAAGACATCAGCGTGACAACAGCATCCGTAGAGGAAACAGAAAAGGTGTGCTTGCAGTCGAAAAATGTTATCATTGCGGACACCTTAATTGACAAGGTGAAGGATAACATCTTTGATGTTATCATTATTCCAGGAGGCATGAAAGGATCGAACGCAATATCGAATTGTCCAACTGTTATTACAATGCTGAAGGCACAGAAAAATAGCAACAGATTTTATGCGGCCATATGTGCAGCACCTGAAACTGTCCTACATCGCCATTCCCTAATTGATGACGTTGAGGCAGTAGCATACCCATCGTTCGAAACTGATTTCAAGCATATCGGCAAGGGAAGAGTTTGCGTATCAAAGAACTGTATAACCTCCGTGGGCCCAGGATCTGCTGTCGAATTTGCCCTTAAGATTGTGGAAATATTGTTAAGCAGAGATGCAGCTCTTAACCTTGCTAGcggttttttacttcacccATCTGTGACATTTTAATGTACCATACCGCTTCTGCTCGTTGGTACGGAGCATTATGGATATAAAAATGCGCACCATCACTTGCATTGCATGAATGTGTCCTATTTTAAGCGCGCGAAGAAAGTGCTATCATAAAAGtttacatgtgcatatatacatacacttgTACGTGTACATATTCTCCCCATGTGCATTCCTAGATCGGAAAAAACTCTAAAGTAACACCTGTGAACGTATCCCTTTTTAAacggaaattattttgaaaacaCGCTAACTTCTACGCAAAAGAAAAGTTGTTTTAATAAGATCTCCATGtgaaggtggaaaaaaaaaaaaaaaaaaaaaaggagaaatacgCGTCAAATGATAAAACGTGTGTAtactcattttttcaaacattCAAATGGTCAACATAACGGTTAAATATCTCTTTTAATAAAC
Proteins encoded:
- a CDS encoding protein DJ-1, putative, with the protein product MSGKKTALVVVASGSEDVEYITTVDVLRRANISVTTASVEETEKVCLQSKNVIIADTLIDKVKDNIFDVIIIPGGMKGSNAISNCPTVITMLKAQKNSNRFYAAICAAPETVLHRHSLIDDVEAVAYPSFETDFKHIGKGRVCVSKNCITSVGPGSAVEFALKIVEILLSRDAALNLASGFLLHPSVTF